A genomic region of Alligator mississippiensis isolate rAllMis1 chromosome 4, rAllMis1, whole genome shotgun sequence contains the following coding sequences:
- the MANSC4 gene encoding MANSC domain-containing protein 4, whose translation MFLLGVVAEVLLVLGLAWESDSLCSPTAFYKNCWIRRFPGLLIDLEESQKWGAQVLKIYTEITAQQCSRACCLLKNDSCNLAVFYYETIHQNFNCLHIYCPSLVSCIVRARRNVILYNITTGINPDLLVFEKLSYKDLNTRSSFNKYERQNHSKVTDSESCQHNNITSGSLLPESSSSTMSQGLVAVNSYTHGTSDLVQKPELSTDSWTRSSPVADPFTKEKDISSASTGFTTSLDKKPVYSTLMSVSAKLLSHKPSPARLNNSKQNLNETKGYSGRNYTSENDDHRPAWVVMATGAWLMPIVLCSSLIFLCCCTVLLAAGCCRRRRGHYRPVQRREVGSRQFMKYTLVKDRL comes from the exons ATGTTTCTGTTGGGAGTAGTAGCAGAAGTGCTGCTGGTTCTGGGGTTGGCGTGGGAGTCGGATTCACTTTGCTCACCCACTGCTTTTTACAAAAACTGTTGGATCCGACGCTTCCCAGGTTTGCTGATTGATCTGGAGGAATCTCAGAAATGGGGAGCTCAGGTGCTGAAGATTTACACAGAAATCACAGCCCAACAGTGCAGCAGAGCCTGCTGCCTTCTGAAGAATG ATTCCTGTAACTTGGCTGTTTTCTATTATGAAACTATCCATCAGAACTTTAACTGCCTGCATATTTATTGTCCATCACTGGTGAGCTGCATAGTGCGGGCTAGAAGAAATGTCATTTTGTACAACATTACAACAG GGATCAATCCAGATCTTCTTGTTTTTGAGAAATTGTCTTATAAGGATCTGAATACCCGTTCTTCATTCAACAAATATGAAAGACAAAACCACTCAAAGGTAACTGATTCAGAAAGTTGCCAGCACAATAACATCACATCAGGTTCACTTCTACCCGAATCTTCATCTTCTACCATGAGCCAAGGTTTGGTAGCAGTAAATAGTTACACCCACGGCACAAGTGACCTTGTCCAAAAACCTGAACTGTCCACCGACTCATGGACAAGATCTTCACCAGTGGCTGATCCTTTTACTAAGGAAAAAGACATAAGTTCAGCAAGTACAGGTTTCACAACCAGTTTGGACAAAAAGCCTGTATACTCTACCTTGATGTCTGTATCTGCTAAGCTGTTATCCCATAAACCTAGTCCTGCTCGTCTGAACAACAGTAAGCAGAACTTGAATGAAACCAAAGGTTACAGCGGAAGAAACTACACTTCAGAAAATGATGACCACAGACCTGCCTGGGTGGTAATGGCTACTGGTGCCTGGTTGATGCCTATAGTGCTTTGTTCTTCTCTCATTTTCCTTTGCTGCTGTACTGTTCTTttggcagcagggtgctgcagaagGAGGAGGGGTCACTATAGGCCGGTGCAGAGAAGAGAAGTAGGGTCTAGACAGTTTATGAAATATACTCTTGTAAAAGATCGCTTGTAA